The following proteins come from a genomic window of Bacteroidales bacterium:
- a CDS encoding DUF3857 domain-containing transglutaminase family protein has protein sequence MKHILCFWMILSSLAVSAQEYPISSISDSLRKNADAVVRYKENFFIQNDLNNGTYKVTEVVTVLAEDGKEYGHVVIYQDKFTELKSFTGVFTDNTGKVIKKIGKKDLTSTAYSSDIASDDKYSHYEYHPTGYPYTVRYEYELKIKNGIASYPRFIPVKGYRLSVEQAKHIIQVPSDKKVRFKANRLKQEEIRTEGKNTIYEWTITGFPAIESEPYAPALMFLAPTVELAPVDFCMEGICGNMLDWNNLGIWYMNLLKERDKISPALKEKIISLTANAVNEKEKVQRIFQYLQSTTRYVSIQLGIGGLQPMNASIVEKTGFGDCKALSNYMKAMLEVVNIPSIYTIISTDRASLYSDFASLGQMNHVILAVPMATDTLWLECTNPLIPFNYAHSNIAGHQCLLITPEGGKLARVKNQTSISNHKSTNVFISIDESGNASGKMNADHKLEAYEYMMGFVHNMSREEQVNAILRGLKSAKTQISGLEIISNDSETPDLKLQYQLKLEHFGNRSGNRLFVPLSLSPVYITPLRTTARKYDIVISNNVLRSDTLRIDIPKSFTGESIPKSITLDSEFGNYSMNIGINNNEILIIQQLLLKKGQYPANKAIEFQQFTKDIGKEVNRKMVF, from the coding sequence ATGAAGCATATCCTGTGTTTTTGGATGATATTATCTTCGTTGGCTGTTTCTGCACAGGAATATCCAATTTCATCCATCAGTGATTCGTTACGAAAGAATGCTGATGCCGTTGTGCGCTATAAAGAAAACTTTTTCATTCAAAATGACTTAAATAATGGAACATATAAAGTAACTGAAGTAGTTACTGTTTTAGCAGAAGATGGTAAAGAATACGGACATGTGGTAATTTATCAGGATAAGTTTACCGAACTTAAAAGTTTTACCGGAGTATTTACAGATAACACTGGGAAAGTGATAAAAAAAATTGGGAAAAAAGATTTGACATCAACAGCTTATTCTTCCGATATTGCTTCTGATGATAAATACTCACATTATGAATACCATCCGACCGGTTATCCATATACTGTACGGTATGAATATGAACTAAAAATTAAAAACGGTATTGCATCATACCCACGTTTTATCCCTGTTAAAGGTTATCGATTATCCGTAGAGCAGGCAAAACACATCATCCAAGTACCATCGGATAAAAAAGTACGTTTTAAAGCCAATCGATTAAAACAAGAAGAAATACGGACAGAAGGAAAAAATACAATTTATGAATGGACAATTACTGGATTTCCCGCTATTGAATCAGAACCTTATGCCCCGGCTCTGATGTTCCTGGCACCGACGGTTGAATTAGCTCCTGTAGATTTCTGTATGGAGGGTATCTGTGGAAATATGTTGGACTGGAACAATTTGGGAATCTGGTACATGAATCTATTGAAAGAACGTGATAAGATATCCCCTGCATTAAAGGAAAAGATTATTTCGTTAACAGCTAATGCTGTAAATGAAAAAGAAAAGGTGCAACGTATTTTCCAATATTTGCAATCAACCACTCGTTATGTAAGCATACAACTCGGTATCGGCGGCTTACAGCCAATGAACGCCAGTATAGTTGAAAAAACAGGTTTCGGTGATTGTAAAGCTTTGTCCAATTATATGAAAGCGATGCTGGAAGTTGTCAATATACCATCCATATATACCATTATCAGCACTGACAGAGCCAGCTTATATAGTGATTTTGCAAGTCTGGGACAAATGAACCACGTAATTTTGGCTGTGCCAATGGCTACAGATACATTATGGCTGGAATGCACCAATCCGCTTATACCGTTTAATTATGCACATAGCAACATTGCCGGTCACCAATGTTTATTAATCACACCCGAAGGCGGAAAGTTAGCCAGAGTCAAAAATCAAACAAGCATCAGCAATCATAAATCTACAAATGTATTCATCTCTATTGATGAATCTGGAAATGCTTCAGGCAAAATGAATGCCGACCACAAACTGGAAGCTTATGAATACATGATGGGATTTGTTCATAATATGAGCCGGGAGGAACAGGTAAATGCAATTTTACGCGGATTAAAATCTGCCAAAACACAAATATCAGGTTTGGAGATTATATCAAACGATTCAGAGACACCCGATCTCAAACTACAATATCAGTTGAAATTAGAACACTTTGGAAATAGGTCGGGAAATCGTTTATTTGTGCCATTATCTCTATCACCGGTATATATAACCCCATTACGTACTACGGCGCGGAAATATGATATTGTTATTTCCAATAATGTCTTACGTTCGGATACCCTTCGAATAGATATTCCCAAGTCATTTACGGGAGAATCTATTCCGAAGTCTATAACTTTGGACAGTG